The following are encoded in a window of Pseudalgibacter alginicilyticus genomic DNA:
- a CDS encoding alpha/beta hydrolase-fold protein — translation MKKLLYILIVCITVFKTFGQAKIEIGEKHSFFSSVLDENRNYWIYLPPNYNDTIYAPEKYPVVYFLDGERHFHSLTGIQDFLSIGPYASLPHMIYVGVLTSENRSRDLTPTEVSKPQTEKGFVFSNTGGNEKFLEFVASELIPEINKKYRTNGYKTLIGHSFGGLAVFNTLLTKPQLFNAYIAIDPSVWWDNEYILNKIRTELDDLNLKGKRLYIAQANNTAILDDDIQIQKAIISVKKELEKHPNSLLKWTYRFFDDDDHGTVSLPSEYYGLRYIFEGYQLDVKKIAIQPELLVESFNEFNNEIGYEFLPNESVIDDIAKYCIRTQKTRQAVQLFKINQKYYSNSINAYMSLGDYYTGILDFDSAKKEYNKALKLKPTSKLVLEKLKMLN, via the coding sequence ATGAAAAAACTGCTGTATATATTAATAGTATGTATTACTGTTTTTAAAACATTTGGTCAAGCTAAGATTGAAATTGGTGAAAAACATTCATTTTTTTCGTCGGTTTTGGATGAGAATCGTAATTATTGGATTTATTTACCGCCTAACTATAATGATACTATATATGCTCCAGAAAAGTATCCCGTTGTTTATTTTTTAGATGGAGAAAGACATTTTCATTCATTAACAGGAATTCAAGATTTTTTAAGTATTGGGCCATATGCATCATTACCTCATATGATTTATGTAGGTGTTTTAACATCAGAAAATAGAAGCAGAGATTTAACACCTACCGAAGTAAGTAAACCTCAAACCGAAAAAGGATTTGTTTTTTCAAATACAGGTGGTAATGAAAAATTTTTAGAATTTGTTGCATCAGAACTAATACCAGAAATAAATAAAAAATACAGAACCAATGGGTATAAAACCTTGATAGGTCATTCTTTTGGAGGACTTGCAGTGTTTAATACATTATTAACAAAGCCTCAATTATTTAATGCGTATATTGCTATAGATCCAAGTGTTTGGTGGGATAACGAATATATATTAAATAAAATAAGAACTGAATTAGATGATTTAAATTTAAAGGGAAAACGGTTGTATATAGCACAGGCTAATAATACTGCTATTCTTGACGATGATATTCAAATTCAAAAAGCGATTATTTCAGTAAAGAAGGAATTAGAAAAGCATCCGAATAGTTTATTAAAATGGACCTATAGGTTTTTTGATGACGATGATCATGGAACCGTTTCGTTACCAAGCGAATATTATGGTTTGAGATATATTTTTGAAGGTTACCAGCTTGATGTGAAAAAAATTGCGATTCAACCAGAATTATTGGTAGAATCTTTTAACGAATTTAATAATGAAATAGGTTATGAATTTCTTCCTAACGAATCTGTAATTGATGATATAGCAAAGTATTGTATCAGAACACAAAAAACAAGACAAGCCGTTCAGCTTTTTAAAATAAATCAAAAATATTACTCAAATAGTATAAATGCTTACATGAGTTTGGGAGATTATTATACTGGAATTTTAGATTTTGATAGTGCAAAAAAGGAATATAATAAAGCATTAAAATTAAAACCAACATCTAAATTAGTTTTAGAAAAACTAAAAATGTTGAATTGA